In Bombus fervidus isolate BK054 chromosome 11, iyBomFerv1, whole genome shotgun sequence, a single genomic region encodes these proteins:
- the Uros1 gene encoding uroporphyrinogen III synthase 1, which yields MAPRYEKIILCRGLSEKNDSQEAYVKTLKTAGYSCDCLPTLRFEFVNISELRACLLSSSSYYGLILTSQRAAEAMKLSAKEDDNILHPWRILPVYCVGPATESFVKTHLSSDNCFGKEAGNAKELAELLVASVPKESKPLLYPCSEIGRETIEKTLNENDIEVHRIIVYRTLPSETLEHDLLKFMDNMPKIFVFFSPSIVEHIVALLKKKLYDINNIKAVAIGPVTGQALVHAGVKVFATANKPDPISLLKAISDAEKNGLDEKTE from the exons ATGGCACCGCGttacgaaaaaataattttatgtcgTGGCTTGTCTGAAAAGAATGATTCGCAAGAGGCTTACGTAAAAACGTTGAAAACGGCAGGTTATTCGTGCGACTGTTTGCCTACTTTACGTTTCGAATTCGTGAATATATCGGAGCTCAGGGCATGCCTTCTGTCATCGTCTTCATACTATG GGTTGATATTAACAAGCCAACGTGCTGCAGAGGCAATGAAACTTTCTGCAAAGGAAGACGATAACATTCTACACCCCTGGAGAATTTTGCCAGTATATTGTGTAGGACCAGCAACCGAATCTTTTGTTAAAACTCATTTAAGTTCAGATAACTGTTTTGGTAAAGAAGCTGGCAATGCCAAAGAATTAGCTGAATTGTTAGTGGCTTCTGTTCCAAAGGAATCAAAGCCCTTACTATATCCTTGTAGCGAGATAGGGCGAGAAACAATTGAAAAAACCCTCAATGAAAATGACATAGAAGTTCATAGAATAATTGTTTATAGAACTCTGCCCAGTGAAACTTTGGAAcatgatttattaaaattcatggaCAATATGcccaaaatatttgttttctttagTCCATCGATAGTAGAACATATAGTAGCtctattgaaaaagaaattatacgatattaacaatataaaagcAGTTGCCATTGGACCTGTGACTGGGCAGGCACTAGTCCATGCTGGTGTGAAAGTATTTGCTACTGCGAACAAACCTGATCCAATATCTCTATTGAAGGCCATTAGTGATGCTGAGAAAAATGGACTTGATGAAAAGACTgaatga
- the Pez gene encoding protein tyrosine phosphatase non-receptor pez isoform X1, with product MRCLGNLFVKRVITMPFKFHLKKSRQYNVVSKNQYVICIELLDTTSIECTLSIDSLGQECLDNVTQRLGLGQPEFFGLRYISRHDSPSPRWVDMDKPLKKQLEKEAKNFSLYLRVMYYVTDVQLIQDEMTRYHYYLQLKSDVLESRFQCNSRQATLLASYLMQAEFGNYDAERHTMECLQQCTLFPKDVIQADPGGPDSLLHTAVCQYKNLVGVTQPAAEELYISIVMQLEGYGNETFSTKDSGNNEVILGISVNGIMVIYPNTQTTQFYRWKDISNVINHKKTFRIECQAEGEEPKQFIFTESRNAKYVWRLCIAQHTFYMQHQESRPMERSTNGYFDSDTNDSGDHAVSVNLDNRNAEGHTRWTSYNDLSTSPYPVVSVSSTDINNLRALLPSYRPAPDYETAVQMKYNNGGNPPQPYYANQSTIVGADISCLLGNVVNRSRY from the exons ATGAGATGTTTAGGGAATTTGTTCG TTAAACGCGTTATTACAATGCCGTTTAAGTTTCATTTGAAGAAAAGTCGACAATATAATGTGGTCTCCAAAAATCAATATGTGATCTGCATAGAACTGTTGGATACCACCTCCATAGAATGCACACTGAGTATTGATAGCCTTGGTCAGGAGTGTTTGGACAATGTGACTCAACGTTTAGGATTAGGACAGCCTGAATTCTTTGGTCTACGTTATATTTCCAGGCATGATTCTCCATCTCCAAGATGGGTTGACATGGACAAACCATTGAAAAAACAATTGGAAAAAGAAGCCAAAAATTTCAGTCTATATTTGAGGGTCATGTACTATGTTACTGATGTGCAACTCATTCAAGATGAAATGACAAG GTATCATTATTATCTTCAATTGAAAAGCGATGTTTTGGAAAGTAGATTTCAGTGCAATTCTAGGCAAGCAACTCTTTTAGCAAGTTACTTGATGCAAGCAGAATTTGGTAACTATGATGCAGAACGACATACAATGGAGTGCTTGCAACAATGTACACTATTTCCCAAG gATGTTATTCAAGCAGATCCTGGAGGACCAGATTCTCTTTTGCATACTGCTGTATGTCAATACAAGAATCTGGTTGGTGTTACTCAACCTGCAGCAGAAGAACTATACATTTCTATTGTTATGCAGTTAGAAGGATAtggaaatgaaacattttctacTAAG GACAGTGGAAATAATGAAGTGATACTAGGAATATCTGTCAATGGGATTATGGTCATCTATCCTAACACACAGACAACACAGTTCTATAG ATGGAAAGATATAAGCAATGTGATCAATCACAAAAAGACGTTTAGAATAGAATGTCAAGCCGAAGGCGAGGAGCCAAAGCAATTCATATTTACCGAATCGCGCAATGCAAAATATGTGTGGCGTTTATGTATAGCACAGCACACATTTTACATGCAACATCAAGAATCTCGGCCAATGGAGAGATCAACTAATGGTTATTTC GACAGCGACACGAACGATTCGGGAGATCATGCGGTATCGGTAAATTTGGATAACAGAAATGCAGAAGGTCACACAAGATGGACTAGTTACAATGATCTCTCAACGTCACCATATCCCGTTGTATCCGTGTCGTCTACGGACATCAACAACTTACGTGCCTTACTTCCGTCCTATAGACCAGCACCTGATTATGAAACTGCTGtccaaatgaaatataataacggAGGAAATCCACCTCAGCCTTATTACGCTAATCAATCCACGATTGTGGGAGCAGATATTTCGTGCCTTCTTGGTAACGTAGTCAATCGTAGTAGATATTGA
- the Pez gene encoding protein tyrosine phosphatase non-receptor pez isoform X2, whose translation MPFKFHLKKSRQYNVVSKNQYVICIELLDTTSIECTLSIDSLGQECLDNVTQRLGLGQPEFFGLRYISRHDSPSPRWVDMDKPLKKQLEKEAKNFSLYLRVMYYVTDVQLIQDEMTRYHYYLQLKSDVLESRFQCNSRQATLLASYLMQAEFGNYDAERHTMECLQQCTLFPKDVIQADPGGPDSLLHTAVCQYKNLVGVTQPAAEELYISIVMQLEGYGNETFSTKDSGNNEVILGISVNGIMVIYPNTQTTQFYRWKDISNVINHKKTFRIECQAEGEEPKQFIFTESRNAKYVWRLCIAQHTFYMQHQESRPMERSTNGYFDSDTNDSGDHAVSVNLDNRNAEGHTRWTSYNDLSTSPYPVVSVSSTDINNLRALLPSYRPAPDYETAVQMKYNNGGNPPQPYYANQSTIVGADISCLLGNVVNRSRY comes from the exons ATGCCGTTTAAGTTTCATTTGAAGAAAAGTCGACAATATAATGTGGTCTCCAAAAATCAATATGTGATCTGCATAGAACTGTTGGATACCACCTCCATAGAATGCACACTGAGTATTGATAGCCTTGGTCAGGAGTGTTTGGACAATGTGACTCAACGTTTAGGATTAGGACAGCCTGAATTCTTTGGTCTACGTTATATTTCCAGGCATGATTCTCCATCTCCAAGATGGGTTGACATGGACAAACCATTGAAAAAACAATTGGAAAAAGAAGCCAAAAATTTCAGTCTATATTTGAGGGTCATGTACTATGTTACTGATGTGCAACTCATTCAAGATGAAATGACAAG GTATCATTATTATCTTCAATTGAAAAGCGATGTTTTGGAAAGTAGATTTCAGTGCAATTCTAGGCAAGCAACTCTTTTAGCAAGTTACTTGATGCAAGCAGAATTTGGTAACTATGATGCAGAACGACATACAATGGAGTGCTTGCAACAATGTACACTATTTCCCAAG gATGTTATTCAAGCAGATCCTGGAGGACCAGATTCTCTTTTGCATACTGCTGTATGTCAATACAAGAATCTGGTTGGTGTTACTCAACCTGCAGCAGAAGAACTATACATTTCTATTGTTATGCAGTTAGAAGGATAtggaaatgaaacattttctacTAAG GACAGTGGAAATAATGAAGTGATACTAGGAATATCTGTCAATGGGATTATGGTCATCTATCCTAACACACAGACAACACAGTTCTATAG ATGGAAAGATATAAGCAATGTGATCAATCACAAAAAGACGTTTAGAATAGAATGTCAAGCCGAAGGCGAGGAGCCAAAGCAATTCATATTTACCGAATCGCGCAATGCAAAATATGTGTGGCGTTTATGTATAGCACAGCACACATTTTACATGCAACATCAAGAATCTCGGCCAATGGAGAGATCAACTAATGGTTATTTC GACAGCGACACGAACGATTCGGGAGATCATGCGGTATCGGTAAATTTGGATAACAGAAATGCAGAAGGTCACACAAGATGGACTAGTTACAATGATCTCTCAACGTCACCATATCCCGTTGTATCCGTGTCGTCTACGGACATCAACAACTTACGTGCCTTACTTCCGTCCTATAGACCAGCACCTGATTATGAAACTGCTGtccaaatgaaatataataacggAGGAAATCCACCTCAGCCTTATTACGCTAATCAATCCACGATTGTGGGAGCAGATATTTCGTGCCTTCTTGGTAACGTAGTCAATCGTAGTAGATATTGA